One window of the Leptospira koniambonensis genome contains the following:
- a CDS encoding ABC transporter permease, with protein sequence MNLNAIKAIYFFEMARTRRTLMQSIASPVLSTSLYFIVFGSAIGSRIQEVNGVSYGSFIVPGLVMLSLLTESISNASFGIYFPKFTGTIYEILSAPVSSMEAVIGFVGAAATKSLILGSIMLATASLFVEIKIAHPFLMVFFLILTCVSFSLFGFIIGIWADNFEKLQVIPMLVITPLVFLGGSFYSANMLPPFWQTVTLFNPILYLVSGFRWSFYEIGDVSLEISLTMISLFLISCLCVVAWMFKTGYHIKK encoded by the coding sequence ATGAATCTGAACGCAATCAAAGCCATCTATTTTTTCGAAATGGCAAGAACAAGAAGAACATTGATGCAAAGTATTGCGTCGCCTGTTCTTTCTACTTCTTTGTATTTTATCGTTTTCGGTTCTGCGATAGGCTCCAGGATCCAAGAAGTAAACGGAGTTTCTTACGGCTCATTTATTGTGCCAGGACTCGTCATGCTTTCACTATTGACCGAAAGTATTTCTAACGCTTCTTTCGGGATCTATTTCCCTAAGTTTACTGGAACCATCTACGAAATTTTATCCGCCCCTGTCTCTAGCATGGAAGCAGTAATCGGTTTCGTGGGAGCTGCCGCAACCAAGTCTTTGATCTTAGGATCCATCATGCTCGCTACTGCTTCTTTGTTTGTAGAAATAAAGATCGCTCATCCATTCTTGATGGTCTTCTTTTTGATACTTACCTGTGTTTCTTTCAGTCTATTCGGGTTTATAATAGGTATTTGGGCCGATAATTTCGAAAAGTTGCAAGTGATCCCAATGCTCGTCATCACTCCTTTGGTTTTCTTAGGGGGAAGTTTCTATTCTGCAAATATGCTCCCTCCTTTTTGGCAGACTGTAACTTTATTCAATCCGATCCTATATTTGGTCAGCGGATTTAGATGGAGCTTTTATGAGATCGGTGATGTAAGCCTTGAGATCAGTCTAACTATGATCTCACTTTTCTTAATTTCTTGTCTATGCGTTGTGGCTTGGATGTTCAAGACAGGATATCATATTAAAAAATAA
- a CDS encoding ABC transporter ATP-binding protein yields MNSNSPIVSIQNLSKSYSNGFQALKNINLDIEKGEIIALLGPNGAGKTTLISIICGIVNPTSGSVSVGGYDIIKDYRKTRSMIGLVPQELTVHAFESVLTTTNFSRGLFGKSPNKDYIDELLKSLSLLEKKDQMIMTLSGGMKRRVLIAKALSHEPMVLFLDEPTAGVDVELRKDMWNVVRALRDKGVTIILTTHYIEEAEEIADRVGIMNKGELVLVEKKTELMHKLGKKQILLDLVSPLQSIPNNFNGYELELKNEGKQLLYTYDGQEKQTGIASFLEQLKKSGIEFRDLNTTQSSLEEIFVQLVKESK; encoded by the coding sequence ATGAACTCCAACTCTCCAATTGTTTCCATCCAAAACCTCTCCAAATCCTATTCCAATGGATTCCAAGCTTTAAAAAACATTAACTTGGATATTGAAAAAGGAGAGATCATCGCACTCTTAGGCCCAAATGGTGCAGGAAAGACCACTCTGATCTCGATCATCTGCGGGATAGTCAATCCGACTTCGGGTTCTGTGTCCGTAGGCGGTTACGATATTATCAAAGATTACAGAAAGACTAGATCTATGATCGGTCTTGTCCCGCAAGAGCTTACTGTTCATGCATTTGAATCTGTTTTAACTACTACGAATTTCAGCCGGGGCCTATTCGGAAAATCACCTAACAAAGATTATATCGATGAACTTCTAAAGTCCCTTTCTCTTTTAGAAAAAAAAGATCAGATGATCATGACCTTATCTGGCGGAATGAAAAGAAGGGTCTTGATCGCAAAAGCATTATCACATGAACCAATGGTTTTATTTTTAGATGAACCAACCGCAGGCGTCGATGTAGAGCTCAGAAAAGATATGTGGAATGTAGTGAGAGCTCTTAGAGACAAAGGTGTTACCATTATTCTCACTACACATTATATCGAAGAAGCAGAAGAGATCGCAGATAGAGTCGGTATCATGAACAAGGGGGAACTAGTCCTTGTAGAAAAGAAAACCGAACTAATGCATAAGCTTGGAAAAAAACAGATCCTACTTGATCTTGTTTCCCCTCTCCAAAGTATCCCAAATAATTTTAACGGTTACGAATTAGAACTAAAGAATGAAGGGAAACAATTATTATACACCTATGACGGCCAGGAAAAACAGACCGGGATCGCAAGCTTCTTAGAACAATTGAAAAAGTCCGGAATTGAATTCAGGGACTTGAATACAACCCAAAGCAGTTTGGAAGAAATTTTCGTACAATTAGTGAAGGAATCCAAATGA
- a CDS encoding DUF2834 domain-containing protein — translation MNLSTFRNILIILGSVFTAGFLYLVLPPLSQNFDVIGAFLGGFVNPFSSAYALDIIFTWLVLAAWIVYEAKTKGVKNGWIALLLGVVPGVAVGAAYYIYLREKQGRN, via the coding sequence ATGAACCTTTCGACATTTAGAAATATACTGATTATCCTTGGCTCTGTGTTTACCGCAGGCTTTTTGTATTTAGTGCTTCCACCTTTATCACAAAATTTTGATGTGATCGGTGCGTTTTTAGGGGGATTCGTTAATCCATTCTCAAGCGCTTATGCTTTAGATATAATTTTTACCTGGCTTGTTCTCGCTGCTTGGATCGTATACGAAGCAAAAACAAAAGGAGTTAAAAATGGATGGATCGCTCTTCTACTCGGAGTGGTTCCTGGTGTGGCAGTAGGAGCTGCATACTATATTTATTTAAGAGAGAAACAAGGTCGTAACTGA
- a CDS encoding RecQ family ATP-dependent DNA helicase, with translation MSDLQELKKIFGVSEFRSSQEKIIRDVLEGKNCLVIMPTGMGKSLCYQLPALALEELTVVISPLIALMQDQVDKLKSLGIDAEFVNSSISKEERNLRYENLKNGKYKILYVSPERFRKFHFLEIFKTRKVSLLVVDEAHCISQWGHDFRPDYTKISEFRKILKNPRIIALTATATKEIQKDIIKQIGLSESDIQVYNEGISRPNLYLEVRTFVDSSSKAKELISYLKNLKGNTIVYFNLIKNIEKFSELLDVEKIRYRMYHGLLSPDKRRKIQSDFLNSKDTLLLATNAFGMGVDKANIRTIIHAELPSSLESYYQEIGRAGRDGNPSDCLLFYNQDDLTVLMDFIEWQNPDENFMIRVHRVLKSVGEKLSSLEYEELQAMVVHKNRGDHRLQTVLNLFERHGVTSGDLERKSLVLRGELPDVLTDPKVLEERKKASLNRLYQMLMYLKSEKCRREFLYEYFGASFHTCENCDICSKN, from the coding sequence ATGTCCGATCTACAAGAATTAAAAAAAATATTCGGGGTTTCCGAATTCAGGTCTTCTCAAGAAAAAATTATTAGGGATGTTTTAGAAGGGAAAAACTGCCTAGTGATCATGCCTACTGGGATGGGCAAATCTTTATGTTATCAATTGCCCGCATTGGCATTGGAGGAGCTGACAGTCGTAATTTCTCCATTGATTGCACTTATGCAGGATCAAGTGGATAAGCTGAAATCTTTGGGAATAGATGCAGAATTTGTGAACTCTTCCATTTCTAAAGAAGAGCGTAATCTTCGTTATGAAAACTTAAAGAATGGAAAGTATAAAATTCTTTACGTTTCCCCAGAGAGATTTCGTAAATTTCATTTTTTAGAAATTTTTAAGACTAGAAAAGTTTCTTTATTGGTTGTAGATGAGGCACATTGTATCAGCCAATGGGGACATGACTTTAGGCCGGACTATACTAAAATTTCAGAATTCAGAAAGATCCTAAAAAATCCTAGGATCATCGCTTTGACTGCCACAGCGACAAAAGAGATCCAAAAGGATATAATCAAACAGATTGGATTATCTGAATCAGACATTCAGGTTTATAACGAAGGAATTTCTAGACCAAATCTTTATTTAGAAGTTAGGACTTTTGTAGATTCTTCTTCTAAGGCAAAGGAATTGATCTCTTACTTAAAAAATTTGAAAGGTAATACGATTGTATACTTCAACCTGATCAAAAATATAGAAAAGTTTTCAGAACTTTTGGATGTAGAAAAGATCCGGTATAGAATGTATCATGGATTATTATCTCCTGATAAAAGAAGAAAGATACAAAGTGATTTTCTAAATTCGAAAGACACTTTACTTTTAGCTACGAATGCATTCGGAATGGGTGTTGATAAAGCGAATATTCGCACAATCATTCATGCGGAACTACCTTCTTCCTTGGAATCTTATTATCAGGAAATAGGAAGAGCAGGAAGAGATGGTAATCCTTCCGACTGTCTTTTGTTTTATAACCAAGATGACCTAACTGTTCTTATGGATTTTATTGAATGGCAGAACCCTGATGAGAATTTTATGATCCGAGTGCATCGTGTCTTGAAATCTGTGGGAGAAAAACTTTCTTCTCTTGAGTATGAGGAATTGCAGGCCATGGTAGTTCATAAAAATCGGGGAGACCATCGTTTACAGACTGTCCTTAATCTTTTCGAAAGACATGGAGTTACTTCGGGCGATCTGGAAAGAAAGTCTCTTGTTTTACGTGGAGAATTACCTGACGTTCTAACGGATCCGAAAGTTTTAGAAGAAAGAAAAAAAGCCAGCTTGAATCGATTGTATCAGATGCTTATGTATTTAAAGTCTGAGAAATGTAGAAGGGAATTTTTATACGAATATTTTGGAGCAAGTTTCCATACTTGCGAAAATTGTGATATTTGTTCTAAAAATTAA
- a CDS encoding sensor histidine kinase, which yields MRSSIFHLLVLLVFLGCSGKTEIYSPQAKDGILDLRNWDRDRFSTVALDGNWEFADGVIAPETFVKDGFISVPGAWNLFTKNGKSHGGEGLGTYKLTVLLDKPVKDLSFQIGDVSTAYKLFLNGKLLIENGKIGNSRAEMLPSYKHPIVLIDEESKELKLTLQISNFYHITGGLRKSIKLGNTLSVFEEKKRQIALGWVVFGATFFMGLYHLILFLMRRVDKSALWFGLFCIDLSVRGFFTGSVFIYEVTPDSFWVYIHKLDILTFVLALPLFSVFLKAVFPDEKFHNYFNNLFIGVSFVFFVLVLALPSAEYMNYIRIFQAFVGISTVYFFIMIALCIFRRREGAILFAVGSLILFITTLNDILNQSLIIKAEYLASWGLLAFLFSQTVMLSIRFSNAFVRLEELQKSLEQKVIERTRQLAEAKHTAEEANSLKDTFLSLVTHDLRSPITTVIGILHLIRNDYEQLDDTSLLEWVDRAEYTSSQSLEMIATLLDLNRLKSGSFPLDNSLIYVYPEVEGVLAKLLPQAEAKKIQIINRIPDDVKLNVDRTLFSEIFINLISNSIKFCREDDTISIGFSNEKNDPEFFVEDTGIGMPKDMIPNLFLTEIKSTRLGTKNESGTGLGLPLVYSIIKAYNGKISVESEEKKGSKFTFSIPRV from the coding sequence ATGAGATCATCTATCTTTCATTTACTAGTTCTCTTGGTTTTTCTTGGATGTTCGGGGAAAACCGAGATCTACTCTCCTCAAGCAAAAGATGGAATTTTAGATTTGAGGAATTGGGATAGAGATCGTTTCTCTACAGTTGCCTTAGATGGTAATTGGGAATTTGCAGATGGAGTGATAGCTCCAGAAACTTTTGTAAAAGATGGATTCATTTCTGTCCCAGGTGCTTGGAATTTATTTACAAAAAATGGTAAAAGCCATGGTGGCGAAGGTCTCGGAACTTACAAACTTACAGTTCTCTTAGACAAACCAGTAAAAGATCTATCTTTTCAAATTGGAGATGTTTCTACAGCATACAAACTTTTTCTGAACGGAAAACTTCTGATCGAAAATGGAAAGATCGGAAATTCAAGAGCAGAAATGCTCCCTTCCTATAAACATCCAATTGTCTTAATAGATGAGGAATCGAAAGAATTAAAACTCACATTACAAATATCAAATTTTTATCATATAACCGGTGGGCTCCGCAAATCCATTAAGTTAGGAAATACATTATCAGTATTCGAAGAGAAAAAAAGACAGATCGCTCTTGGCTGGGTGGTTTTTGGCGCAACATTCTTCATGGGTCTTTATCATTTGATACTATTTCTAATGAGAAGAGTGGATAAATCGGCACTTTGGTTCGGATTATTCTGCATTGATCTAAGCGTTAGAGGATTTTTCACAGGATCAGTATTTATATACGAAGTCACGCCGGACTCTTTTTGGGTGTACATCCATAAACTGGACATTTTAACATTTGTTCTAGCTCTTCCCCTATTTTCTGTTTTTTTAAAAGCAGTATTTCCAGACGAAAAATTCCATAATTATTTCAATAATCTATTTATAGGAGTTAGCTTCGTATTCTTCGTTTTGGTTTTAGCACTTCCTTCTGCGGAGTATATGAATTATATTCGAATATTCCAAGCTTTCGTGGGAATAAGCACTGTTTACTTTTTTATAATGATTGCTCTTTGTATTTTCAGAAGGAGAGAAGGAGCCATTCTATTCGCAGTTGGATCTCTTATACTTTTCATAACCACATTAAATGATATTTTAAACCAAAGTTTAATAATAAAGGCGGAGTATTTAGCAAGCTGGGGACTTCTCGCATTCTTATTTTCCCAGACGGTAATGTTATCCATTAGATTTTCCAATGCGTTCGTGAGATTAGAGGAGCTGCAAAAATCTTTGGAACAAAAAGTAATAGAAAGAACCAGACAATTAGCAGAAGCAAAACATACCGCAGAAGAAGCGAATTCACTCAAGGATACATTCTTATCTTTAGTGACTCATGACTTAAGATCACCTATTACAACAGTAATCGGAATCCTACATTTGATCCGAAATGATTACGAACAATTAGACGATACATCCTTATTAGAATGGGTGGATAGGGCGGAATATACTTCTTCTCAATCCTTAGAGATGATTGCGACTCTCTTGGATCTGAACAGACTCAAATCAGGCTCATTTCCTTTAGACAATAGTTTGATCTATGTATATCCGGAGGTCGAAGGAGTACTAGCAAAACTTCTTCCTCAAGCAGAAGCAAAGAAGATCCAGATCATAAATAGGATCCCGGATGATGTGAAGTTGAATGTAGATAGGACCTTATTCTCCGAAATATTTATTAATCTAATTTCTAATTCTATAAAATTCTGCAGAGAAGATGATACGATCAGTATAGGATTTTCTAATGAGAAGAATGATCCGGAATTTTTTGTGGAAGATACCGGGATCGGAATGCCTAAAGATATGATCCCGAATTTATTTTTAACAGAAATCAAATCTACTCGACTTGGAACTAAAAATGAATCTGGAACAGGCTTAGGTCTACCTTTAGTTTATAGTATTATAAAAGCATATAACGGAAAAATTTCAGTAGAATCTGAAGAAAAAAAAGGAAGCAAATTTACATTTTCTATTCCGAGAGTTTAA